GAATCGACCACAACTGCTTTAAACGCTGAATCTCTTTTTCGACTGTTTCTGAACGGATCAGCTCACCACTGGATAATGTCGCTAACCGCGTCACACTGGCAGTTAAATCACGAAAATTGCCTTGCCACGATGCTTCTTTAGACTTGGCAAATTTCAAATACACATCGAGTGCATCACGTTGAAAACGTAGTTGTCGTTGATGATTTGCCGCGAAGCGTTGCAACTCAAATTCAATATTCGGGGCAATATCTTCAATTCGATCTTTAAGATTAGGTAAAAAGAAAGTCCATGTATTCAATCGCGCCCATAAATCCTCTCGGAAACGACCTGCCTGCACTTCAGTTCTTAGATCCCGATTGGTTCCTGCAATCAGTTGGAAATCTGCCTGAACCTCTTTGTCACTTCCGACAGGAAAAAAGGATTTATCCTCCAACGCCTTGAGCAGCATCGCTTGCTCATCCAGTCCAAGTTCACCAATCTCATCCAAAAACAAAATACCCTGATCGGCACTTTTTAATAGACCTGTCCGCGAAGCCGCTGCACCTGTAAATGCTCCTTTGATATGACCAAACAAACTCGACATGGCACTGTCACCACGTAAGGTCGCACAGTTGACATCAATAAAGCGACCATTCAAATGAAACTTATCTTTCTTTAATTGAAAGATTTGTTTGGCTAAATGCGATTTTCCAACCCCTGTTGCCCCCATAATCAGGATCGGGGCACTGGAGCGTGTTGCCACCAGCTCAACCTCGGTGATCAGTTGATTAAATTCGGGGTTATAGGTTGAGATATTGGCTTTTAGTTGCTGCCAGTTTTGTTGTTGTTCATCTTCAAAACGTTGCTTGAGAACATCATAGCGAGACAAGTCCAGATCAATGATACGATATTCACCTTCTGGTGTTTTTTGTTGATTGGGTGCACTTTGAATCAGCTTGGCAGGCAAATAATTGGCATCGACCAAAAGATACCAACAGATTTGACCAACGTGTGTGCCTGTCGTGATATGCAAAAGATAGTTATTTTTTTCAGTATCAAATGGATAGGTTTTTACAAAGTCATACAGCGCACCATAGACCTCGGCAAAATCCCAAGGATCACAGATACTCACTCGCTGCCCGGACACGGTAGTCGATGGCGACACATCCTGCACATCTTCAGCAATAAATTTAACTAAATTATGATGTTGTCGATCATGCAATAGTAC
The DNA window shown above is from Acinetobacter colistiniresistens and carries:
- the rtcR gene encoding RNA repair transcriptional activator RtcR, with translation MNKKTVVIGFVGSTLDQGKRPDRWQRWRPTLSLLMHEDLIVDELVLLHDRQHHNLVKFIAEDVQDVSPSTTVSGQRVSICDPWDFAEVYGALYDFVKTYPFDTEKNNYLLHITTGTHVGQICWYLLVDANYLPAKLIQSAPNQQKTPEGEYRIIDLDLSRYDVLKQRFEDEQQQNWQQLKANISTYNPEFNQLITEVELVATRSSAPILIMGATGVGKSHLAKQIFQLKKDKFHLNGRFIDVNCATLRGDSAMSSLFGHIKGAFTGAAASRTGLLKSADQGILFLDEIGELGLDEQAMLLKALEDKSFFPVGSDKEVQADFQLIAGTNRDLRTEVQAGRFREDLWARLNTWTFFLPNLKDRIEDIAPNIEFELQRFAANHQRQLRFQRDALDVYLKFAKSKEASWQGNFRDLTASVTRLATLSSGELIRSETVEKEIQRLKQLWSIQTTQSEFKEKDVLLKYLDQAQLSEIDEFDQIQLRGVLQVCENAKSMADAGRQLFAASRQQRNTTNDSDRVKKYLARFGLSWGDFQ